Proteins from a genomic interval of Flammeovirgaceae bacterium SG7u.111:
- a CDS encoding NAD(P)-dependent oxidoreductase, which produces MILVDNALKAREAAGNPIKVGIIGAGAMAKGMINQIAKYTPGMVVAATHARTIEKATTSYDYAGITGYKITNSVSEAEATIAKGKSVITDNIDVLIEAGNIDILVEATGAVEFTARLFLKAMDFGKHILSFNAEIDATLGPILKQKADQAGVMYSVADGDQPGVTLNLYRFVKSMGFTPLVAGNIKGLQDRYRNPTTQASFAKQWQMAPEMVTSFADGTKISIEQACIANATGMKVAQRGMIGHHSKEHIDDLTKLFDVDQLKELGGIVDYVVGPKPGPGVFIYATTDDPLSAHYLKYGKLGDGPLYSFYVPYHLLLFEIPNSISRMVDFKDTILAPIGAPVVEVMTAAKTDLKAGETLDGLGGYKYYGMCENSPVMRAENLLPVGLANGVKLKNDIPKDQAITLDDIIMPEDSLVFDLFHQQLEAFQTQAV; this is translated from the coding sequence ATGATTTTAGTAGATAATGCATTAAAAGCCAGAGAAGCCGCTGGAAACCCTATCAAAGTGGGAATCATAGGCGCTGGCGCAATGGCGAAGGGAATGATCAACCAAATCGCCAAATATACTCCCGGAATGGTAGTAGCGGCCACTCATGCACGTACCATCGAAAAGGCGACAACATCATATGATTATGCTGGAATAACGGGTTATAAGATCACCAACAGCGTGAGTGAAGCTGAAGCAACTATTGCAAAAGGCAAATCAGTCATCACCGACAATATCGATGTGCTTATTGAAGCTGGAAATATCGATATTTTGGTAGAAGCGACCGGTGCAGTAGAATTTACCGCAAGGTTATTCTTAAAAGCTATGGACTTTGGCAAACATATCTTGTCGTTCAATGCTGAAATTGATGCAACTCTTGGCCCTATCTTGAAGCAGAAAGCTGATCAAGCTGGTGTGATGTACAGCGTAGCAGATGGCGATCAGCCTGGTGTTACTTTAAACTTGTACCGCTTTGTGAAAAGTATGGGCTTCACTCCTCTTGTAGCAGGAAATATCAAAGGCCTACAAGACCGCTACCGTAACCCAACTACTCAGGCTAGCTTTGCCAAGCAATGGCAAATGGCTCCTGAAATGGTAACTAGCTTTGCCGATGGAACAAAAATCTCTATCGAACAAGCATGTATAGCCAATGCTACAGGAATGAAAGTTGCCCAAAGAGGAATGATCGGCCATCACTCAAAAGAGCATATCGATGACTTGACCAAGCTATTTGATGTAGACCAACTGAAAGAGCTAGGCGGAATTGTTGATTATGTAGTAGGACCAAAACCTGGTCCTGGCGTGTTTATCTATGCAACTACTGACGATCCGCTTTCGGCGCACTATTTGAAATATGGTAAGCTTGGTGACGGACCATTGTATAGCTTCTACGTCCCTTACCACCTTTTGTTATTTGAAATACCTAACTCTATTTCTAGAATGGTCGATTTCAAGGATACTATTTTAGCACCTATAGGAGCGCCTGTGGTAGAGGTTATGACTGCTGCAAAAACTGATTTGAAAGCTGGGGAAACACTTGATGGACTTGGCGGCTATAAATACTACGGAATGTGTGAAAACTCTCCAGTGATGAGAGCAGAAAACCTCTTGCCTGTAGGATTGGCCAATGGAGTCAAATTGAAAAACGATATCCCTAAAGATCAAGCCATTACGCTTGACGATATTATAATGCCAGAAGACAGCCTGGTATTCGACTTATTCCACCAGCAGTTGGAGGCTTTCCAAACACAAGCTGTATAG
- a CDS encoding response regulator, with protein sequence MKSIYFVEPQTTYIQQLQSTMLKDDFAVEGFNNASECIKALFELNKSNQDMPDVIVIDYNLPGVDGLTLFEKLSPLLEDTKFILLMPEDKEALLFDVIRAGIMNYVMKNKGFMDVLETAIAA encoded by the coding sequence ATGAAAAGCATATATTTTGTAGAACCCCAAACCACCTACATACAACAACTTCAGAGCACTATGCTAAAAGATGATTTTGCTGTAGAAGGATTCAATAATGCTAGCGAGTGCATTAAAGCTTTATTTGAGCTAAACAAATCCAACCAAGATATGCCCGATGTAATCGTAATAGACTACAACCTTCCTGGGGTAGACGGATTGACATTATTTGAAAAACTAAGCCCTTTGCTGGAAGACACTAAGTTTATCTTGCTTATGCCCGAAGACAAGGAAGCCCTTCTTTTCGATGTAATAAGGGCTGGGATCATGAACTATGTTATGAAAAACAAAGGCTTTATGGACGTATTAGAAACAGCTATTGCTGCATAA
- a CDS encoding sugar phosphate nucleotidyltransferase has product MKPTLLILAAGMGSRYGGLKQMDGFGPNDEKIIDYSIYDAIQAGFGKIVFVIRRSFEDAFKEAFVNKLEDKIKIEVVFQELEDLPEGFALPEGREKPWGTGHAILAAAPVINEPFAVINADDFYGAGAYKIISDFLSNLEDTPESESYCMVGYQLGNTLSEHGYVSRGICATDSQDNLQTIVERTQIQRGDDGVIFFKDENEQKHLLDDKDVASMNLMGFPKEAMAQFKKYFIEFLKENGTQLKAEFYLPWVVNMVIQTGHASVKVLNTDAKWFGVTYKEDKQEAVDKIKALVEAKVYPEKLWE; this is encoded by the coding sequence ATGAAACCAACACTATTGATTTTAGCTGCAGGAATGGGCAGCAGGTACGGAGGATTAAAGCAGATGGACGGGTTCGGCCCAAATGATGAGAAAATCATCGATTATTCTATTTATGATGCCATACAAGCAGGATTTGGCAAGATAGTTTTTGTCATAAGAAGAAGTTTTGAAGATGCTTTTAAAGAAGCCTTTGTCAATAAACTAGAAGATAAAATAAAAATCGAAGTTGTATTCCAAGAACTAGAAGACTTGCCTGAAGGATTTGCCCTACCCGAAGGCAGAGAAAAACCTTGGGGAACAGGTCATGCCATCTTAGCCGCCGCACCTGTAATCAACGAGCCATTTGCCGTCATCAATGCGGATGATTTTTACGGAGCTGGAGCTTATAAAATTATTTCTGACTTTTTGAGCAACCTAGAAGATACGCCCGAATCTGAAAGCTACTGCATGGTAGGTTACCAATTGGGAAACACCTTATCTGAACACGGATACGTATCTAGAGGGATTTGCGCCACAGATAGTCAAGACAATTTACAGACCATAGTAGAAAGAACTCAAATTCAACGAGGTGATGACGGAGTGATTTTTTTTAAAGATGAAAATGAGCAAAAACACCTTCTTGATGATAAAGATGTTGCTTCTATGAACCTCATGGGCTTTCCTAAAGAAGCCATGGCTCAATTCAAAAAATACTTCATTGAATTTTTGAAAGAAAATGGCACGCAGCTCAAAGCAGAGTTCTACCTGCCTTGGGTAGTAAATATGGTCATCCAAACTGGGCATGCAAGTGTAAAAGTTCTTAATACAGATGCTAAATGGTTTGGAGTAACGTATAAGGAAGACAAGCAAGAAGCTGTCGATAAAATAAAAGCATTAGTGGAAGCCAAAGTGTATCCAGAAAAGCTTTGGGAATAG
- the radC gene encoding DNA repair protein RadC, translating to MYKAELSIKKWAEEDRPREKLMLKGKAALSDAELLGIILGSGTRSLSAVDLSKYILSQVGNNLNELAKYSVSDLTKFKGIGPAKAISIVSALELGRRRKASEVLEKPKITCSTDAYEVIKPYLMDLHHEEFWLLLLNRSNLVMATHKVSSGGISGTVADPKIIFKKALEVSCSAVILVHNHPSGNLNPSSADIKLTKKLVEAGKLLDLPILDHLIFTDHAHFSFADEGMI from the coding sequence ATGTACAAAGCAGAACTTAGCATCAAAAAATGGGCCGAAGAAGATCGCCCACGGGAAAAGCTGATGTTGAAAGGGAAAGCCGCCCTTTCGGATGCAGAGTTATTAGGAATTATATTAGGCTCGGGTACTCGGTCGCTTTCGGCTGTGGACTTGTCCAAATATATTTTGAGCCAAGTGGGGAATAATCTTAATGAACTGGCAAAATACAGTGTGTCGGATTTGACAAAGTTCAAAGGGATAGGACCTGCAAAGGCTATTTCTATAGTAAGCGCATTGGAATTGGGCAGGAGAAGAAAGGCTAGCGAGGTATTGGAAAAACCCAAGATCACTTGCTCGACAGATGCTTATGAAGTGATAAAACCTTATTTGATGGACTTGCACCACGAAGAGTTTTGGTTGTTGCTTCTGAATAGGTCAAATCTTGTGATGGCTACACACAAAGTGAGTTCTGGTGGCATTTCGGGAACTGTTGCCGACCCCAAGATAATCTTCAAAAAAGCACTGGAAGTTAGCTGCAGTGCGGTGATTTTGGTGCATAACCATCCTTCGGGAAACTTGAACCCTAGTTCAGCTGATATAAAACTAACCAAGAAGTTAGTTGAAGCGGGAAAGCTGTTGGATTTGCCTATTTTGGATCATTTGATTTTTACCGACCATGCGCATTTTAGCTTTGCAGACGAGGGAATGATCTGA
- a CDS encoding DUF1501 domain-containing protein, giving the protein MKRRNFLKQAASAATGPFLLGGIPMHLFAQNSQLSRMAAASPNDKVLIILQMHGGNDGLNMVIPVDQYDNYYNLRPNIAIPQNGNRSFIELDKTIAKEKQVGLHPDMLGVKSMYDEGLVNIVQGVSYENNNGSHFRGRDIWFMGGSYDDYFGSGWIGRYLDHTYPGYPEGPPAAYPNATMPDPLGIEIGTGVSIAFHREDGIPAGLAVQNPQQFYDLINSVGGDPPGDIVDSFYGDELKYIMDIEKQSNLYAARLREVYENGSNSSVTYPETYPLAAPQGSLKNGLSNQLKLIARLLNGGIKTKVFLVRIGGFDTHASQVEDYDPTLGAHSALLYHISSAMKVFQDDLKNLGIDEKVLTMTYSEFGRRAKSNGSWGTDHGTAAPMMLFGKGVTPGIIGDNPDLANLDRNNVPMQYDYRQVLASVMQDWFEASDEALEATHFDQFSGEKLPVVGGSVTSTDEFFNERFRLDTCYPNPVRTETKISWKINTPANVTLSLFDNSGKKVKVIYEGKQPAGEHEVILNVKGLTPGMYFYRIKAGKLKASKKMVIIGG; this is encoded by the coding sequence ATGAAAAGAAGAAATTTTCTCAAACAAGCAGCAAGTGCGGCTACTGGTCCATTTTTATTAGGAGGAATTCCTATGCACCTTTTTGCTCAAAACAGCCAGTTGAGCAGGATGGCAGCTGCTAGCCCTAACGATAAAGTTCTGATTATTTTGCAAATGCACGGCGGGAACGATGGACTCAATATGGTAATTCCCGTAGATCAGTACGATAACTATTATAACCTCAGGCCAAATATTGCCATTCCTCAAAATGGGAATAGAAGTTTTATTGAATTGGATAAAACGATAGCCAAAGAAAAGCAAGTAGGGCTTCATCCTGATATGCTCGGGGTAAAATCTATGTACGATGAAGGATTGGTGAATATCGTACAAGGGGTTTCTTACGAAAACAACAATGGTTCGCATTTTAGGGGAAGAGATATTTGGTTTATGGGCGGCAGTTACGATGATTATTTTGGTTCGGGATGGATTGGTCGTTACCTGGATCATACCTACCCAGGTTACCCAGAAGGACCTCCCGCAGCCTATCCAAATGCAACTATGCCCGACCCTTTAGGCATCGAAATAGGAACAGGAGTATCTATTGCTTTCCACCGAGAAGATGGAATTCCAGCAGGTTTGGCGGTTCAAAATCCTCAACAATTTTATGATCTGATCAATAGTGTCGGTGGAGACCCTCCAGGAGATATTGTAGACTCTTTTTATGGAGATGAGCTGAAGTACATTATGGATATAGAAAAACAATCTAACCTGTATGCTGCACGACTTAGGGAGGTGTATGAAAACGGTTCAAATAGTAGTGTTACTTACCCTGAAACCTATCCATTGGCGGCTCCTCAGGGAAGCTTGAAAAATGGTCTTTCTAACCAATTAAAGTTGATTGCCAGGTTGTTGAATGGAGGAATCAAAACAAAAGTTTTTCTTGTCAGAATTGGTGGGTTCGATACGCACGCTTCGCAAGTTGAAGATTATGATCCTACACTAGGGGCTCATTCAGCACTTCTTTATCATATTTCTTCGGCTATGAAAGTTTTTCAAGATGACTTGAAAAACTTGGGTATAGATGAAAAAGTGTTGACGATGACCTATTCTGAGTTTGGAAGAAGGGCAAAGTCTAACGGAAGTTGGGGTACAGATCACGGTACTGCTGCTCCTATGATGCTGTTTGGAAAAGGTGTAACACCGGGAATTATAGGTGACAACCCTGATTTGGCTAACTTAGATAGGAATAATGTCCCCATGCAATATGATTATCGCCAAGTGCTCGCATCAGTGATGCAGGATTGGTTTGAAGCATCGGATGAGGCTTTGGAAGCAACGCATTTCGACCAGTTTTCTGGTGAAAAATTGCCTGTGGTAGGAGGGAGTGTTACTTCTACCGATGAGTTTTTCAATGAGCGCTTTAGGTTGGATACTTGCTACCCTAACCCTGTAAGGACGGAGACTAAAATATCATGGAAGATTAATACTCCTGCCAATGTGACTTTGTCGCTTTTTGATAACTCAGGGAAGAAAGTAAAGGTGATTTATGAAGGGAAACAGCCCGCAGGTGAGCATGAAGTGATCTTAAATGTAAAAGGACTTACTCCAGGGATGTATTTTTATAGGATAAAAGCAGGTAAGCTTAAAGCTTCTAAAAAAATGGTGATTATTGGAGGATAA
- the rplT gene encoding 50S ribosomal protein L20: protein MPRSVNHVASRARRKKILKLAKGYWGRRKNVWTVAKNAVEKGLQYAYRDRKQKKRKFRGLWIQRINAGARLHGMSYSHFMGQVRKSEIELNRKALADLAMNHPDAFKAIVDKVK from the coding sequence ATGCCTAGATCAGTTAATCATGTTGCTTCTAGAGCCCGCAGAAAGAAAATCTTAAAATTAGCAAAAGGTTATTGGGGCAGACGCAAGAATGTGTGGACGGTAGCAAAGAACGCCGTCGAAAAAGGTTTACAATACGCATACCGCGATAGAAAGCAGAAGAAACGCAAGTTTAGAGGTCTTTGGATCCAGCGTATCAATGCAGGTGCAAGATTGCACGGTATGTCTTATTCTCATTTTATGGGGCAAGTTCGTAAGTCAGAAATTGAACTTAACAGAAAAGCTCTAGCAGATTTGGCGATGAATCATCCAGATGCTTTTAAAGCTATTGTAGATAAAGTCAAATAG
- the rpmI gene encoding 50S ribosomal protein L35, translating to MPKVKTKSGAKKRFKLTASGKLKRKHAFKSHILTKKETKQKRNLTSMTVVHKSDEGRVKAMLNL from the coding sequence ATGCCGAAAGTAAAAACAAAATCCGGTGCTAAGAAAAGGTTTAAGTTGACTGCAAGTGGAAAATTGAAGAGGAAACACGCTTTTAAAAGCCACATCCTTACCAAGAAGGAAACGAAGCAGAAACGTAACCTTACCAGCATGACAGTAGTGCACAAATCGGATGAAGGTAGGGTGAAAGCAATGCTCAACCTCTAA
- the rfbC gene encoding dTDP-4-dehydrorhamnose 3,5-epimerase produces MEKIETGIAGCFELQPRIFEDHRGRLVKTYHEPTYKDLGLDTNFTEGYYSVSAKGVLRGLHFQTPPHELVKCVTVLHGKVFDAVVDIRKGSPTYGKSFGIELSAEKGNMLYVPAGLAHGFYSMTEQAVFLYRTTEIYQPDSDGAIRWDSCGIEWPDMNPLVSEKDTNAPTFEEYETPFVF; encoded by the coding sequence ATGGAAAAAATAGAAACTGGTATTGCTGGTTGCTTTGAACTCCAACCAAGAATTTTTGAAGATCACAGAGGACGCTTGGTAAAAACTTACCACGAGCCTACCTACAAAGACCTTGGCTTGGACACAAACTTTACCGAAGGGTATTATTCAGTATCTGCCAAAGGTGTTTTGAGAGGATTGCATTTCCAAACTCCTCCCCACGAGTTAGTAAAATGCGTGACCGTACTGCACGGAAAAGTATTTGATGCAGTGGTTGATATCCGTAAAGGCTCGCCTACCTACGGAAAGTCATTTGGGATAGAGCTAAGTGCCGAAAAAGGGAACATGCTTTATGTACCTGCTGGTTTGGCCCACGGTTTTTATTCTATGACCGAACAAGCTGTTTTCCTTTATAGAACAACTGAGATTTACCAGCCAGATAGCGATGGTGCTATCCGCTGGGACTCATGTGGAATAGAGTGGCCAGATATGAACCCACTTGTATCGGAAAAAGACACGAATGCTCCGACTTTCGAAGAGTACGAAACCCCATTTGTATTTTAA
- a CDS encoding NAD-binding protein, which produces MSSTPIKKNHQLIPVVIVTGIILVFLLGFWGYYDAEVYKTLHATSEETYDKELHLWNTLYAILGMFLMGNLEPNFQNWQIILASFLAALILGFGIIQYTWNYVTNWWTGVITRYFYSDHSIILGNSNISFRIANELLADGQKVVIVEKADKVNENLLKISSMGGKLLGASDSMSSDLIRAGIKRAKYCLVLGINDEDNMQTANLLSWLNRTLVFDNELKVLIYVEGRENNNFLKDYMDKYNRTNKFDIDAFNADLAAAKLIYDTYPPLSNVDYETVKDEEGKIKQVKSTDNAILILGLNRTAEMFLLENYILSHRPGLKRLKVILIDKDIKNVYERVKFKFPFIEDYLDIETIEYEDEVFYSSSYSSNSFIKKLKLLSGVYIFGDNDAKLIGMSNSFRQLLYSSIGDLNDTPIVTCLPEKTRALALLNPDKLQSEGGTTELYDSLKHDLNINFVRLFTDTCTKTKLIDQLDTIDTLSKVINYFYSMKYEFRYLLDEKESALLTDKVLDEAENAFINVEFTSDNPLNDLEDAVLSVISNALGRDKRSLKPLFAINYRWNDLTDIKQESNRYVARHLNTKTAFIRKMGHRVISKGTVKPYYKIFAPVEHARWCSEKLAFRFRYGKFPSDNSKAKKLLKDDLKIHDQLIPYEQLTQEMEDKDFNMFLMIPTLEALKKKLNGEN; this is translated from the coding sequence ATGTCGTCTACACCCATTAAAAAAAATCATCAATTAATCCCAGTAGTAATTGTTACTGGAATAATCTTAGTTTTCCTTCTCGGTTTTTGGGGGTATTATGATGCGGAAGTATACAAAACACTCCATGCAACATCTGAAGAAACGTACGACAAAGAACTCCACCTCTGGAATACTCTTTACGCTATTTTGGGCATGTTCCTGATGGGCAACTTAGAGCCTAACTTCCAAAACTGGCAGATAATCCTAGCAAGTTTTCTTGCTGCACTTATCCTTGGCTTCGGTATCATTCAATACACATGGAACTATGTTACGAACTGGTGGACTGGTGTGATCACCCGCTATTTTTACAGTGATCACAGTATTATTCTGGGCAATAGCAATATTAGTTTCAGAATAGCCAATGAATTACTTGCAGATGGGCAAAAAGTAGTAATTGTAGAAAAAGCGGACAAAGTGAACGAGAACCTGTTGAAAATTTCTTCGATGGGAGGAAAATTACTGGGGGCGTCCGATTCCATGAGCTCTGATCTTATCCGTGCAGGAATTAAACGGGCAAAGTACTGCCTTGTGTTGGGCATCAACGACGAAGACAATATGCAAACGGCAAACCTACTCAGCTGGCTCAACCGAACTCTCGTTTTCGACAATGAACTGAAAGTACTTATTTATGTAGAAGGAAGGGAGAACAACAATTTCCTCAAAGACTACATGGATAAATACAACCGCACCAATAAGTTTGATATTGATGCGTTCAATGCCGATCTGGCCGCAGCTAAATTAATTTATGACACCTACCCTCCCCTCAGCAATGTAGATTATGAAACTGTAAAAGACGAGGAAGGAAAGATAAAACAAGTAAAAAGCACCGACAATGCTATTCTGATACTTGGTTTGAACAGAACAGCGGAAATGTTCTTGCTCGAAAATTATATCCTAAGCCACCGCCCAGGCCTCAAAAGGCTCAAGGTGATTTTGATAGACAAAGACATTAAAAATGTTTATGAGAGAGTAAAATTCAAGTTCCCATTCATAGAAGATTATTTGGATATAGAAACCATAGAATATGAAGACGAAGTATTCTACAGCAGCTCTTATTCTTCCAATAGTTTTATAAAAAAACTCAAACTCCTGAGCGGAGTCTACATTTTTGGGGACAATGATGCTAAACTCATCGGTATGTCCAATTCGTTCCGCCAACTCTTGTACTCCTCTATTGGCGACCTTAATGACACCCCCATTGTTACTTGCCTACCTGAAAAAACACGTGCCCTTGCCCTTCTCAACCCCGACAAGCTACAAAGCGAAGGCGGCACTACCGAACTTTACGACTCGCTAAAGCACGACCTCAACATCAATTTTGTAAGGCTCTTTACAGATACTTGCACCAAAACAAAACTGATAGACCAACTCGACACCATTGATACACTTTCCAAAGTGATCAATTATTTCTACTCCATGAAATATGAGTTCAGGTATTTACTGGATGAAAAAGAATCAGCCCTCCTGACCGATAAGGTTTTGGACGAAGCGGAAAATGCTTTCATCAATGTAGAATTCACTTCGGACAATCCGTTGAACGACTTAGAAGACGCTGTTTTGTCAGTCATTTCCAACGCACTTGGCAGAGATAAAAGAAGCTTAAAGCCACTCTTTGCCATCAACTATCGTTGGAACGACCTTACCGACATCAAACAAGAATCGAACAGGTATGTAGCCCGCCACCTCAACACCAAAACCGCTTTTATAAGAAAAATGGGACATAGGGTGATAAGCAAAGGAACAGTGAAACCCTATTATAAAATCTTCGCTCCTGTTGAGCATGCCCGCTGGTGCTCCGAAAAGCTAGCTTTCCGCTTTAGGTATGGAAAATTTCCCTCCGATAATTCGAAGGCAAAAAAGCTATTAAAAGATGACTTGAAAATCCATGACCAACTTATCCCTTACGAGCAACTTACCCAAGAAATGGAGGACAAAGATTTCAACATGTTTTTGATGATCCCGACCTTGGAAGCATTAAAGAAGAAACTTAATGGAGAAAATTAA
- a CDS encoding DUF1800 family protein, whose amino-acid sequence MVSLEPRTGPLGLKLSAHLLRRATFGATRKQIDDFANMTAAQAVAELLQAPEEKAPPPIDPLTGSPWIDPENSVFTAGEGNSGEDELKDVVLGWWLSQMAKSGMSLSEKMAYFLHTHIPLIQSRIQKSAALYYHIELLRFYGLGNFKEFSLKLCLDNAMLRHLDGYLNVVGRPQENYAREFMELYTIGKGPQVSSDDYTNYTELDVQEGAKILSGYGEDTSFRNIDEDTGLAAGVIQGGEWQGDVYVVTSAKKHDESTKTLSERFQNTVIEPAEIVNGKATAEAALGELQQFVDVIFDQEETAKHICRKLYRFFVYYKIDEEVETGIIAPLAETFRDNDYDFVPVLSQLLQSQHFYDVDNAELKDNKIGAIIKSPIELVMGMIKFFQVELPDDQLDYATLLDGGYSNIMKYMSEQGMSFVEPYEVAGYPAYHQFPVFNRNWISANYLAQRYKFIEHLLKKSEDDPNSPLLDIVAYVKDTNNISDPFDPDKLVAELVDYLLPEGVSDERFTYFVNAVLLDNLSVINWQSEWQQYLDSGDDVAVRGQLENLLKAILQSPESQLQ is encoded by the coding sequence ATGGTTTCACTCGAACCAAGAACAGGTCCATTAGGGCTAAAACTATCAGCACATTTATTGAGGCGGGCGACTTTTGGCGCTACTCGCAAACAAATTGACGATTTTGCCAATATGACGGCAGCCCAGGCCGTTGCCGAATTATTACAAGCTCCTGAAGAAAAAGCTCCACCTCCTATCGACCCCTTGACGGGTTCGCCTTGGATAGATCCTGAAAATAGCGTATTTACGGCAGGAGAAGGAAACAGTGGGGAAGATGAGTTGAAAGATGTTGTATTAGGATGGTGGCTTTCGCAAATGGCAAAGTCAGGAATGTCTCTTTCAGAGAAGATGGCTTATTTTTTACACACGCACATTCCTCTTATCCAGTCGCGAATCCAAAAAAGTGCGGCGCTTTATTATCATATTGAACTATTGAGGTTTTATGGACTTGGCAATTTCAAAGAATTTTCGTTGAAGCTTTGCCTTGATAATGCGATGCTCCGCCATTTAGATGGATATTTGAATGTGGTTGGCAGGCCTCAGGAAAACTATGCCCGAGAGTTTATGGAGCTGTATACCATAGGGAAAGGGCCTCAGGTAAGTTCTGATGATTATACCAACTACACCGAACTGGATGTACAAGAAGGTGCAAAAATCCTTTCGGGGTATGGAGAAGACACGAGCTTCAGAAATATAGATGAAGATACAGGCTTAGCAGCGGGTGTTATCCAAGGTGGAGAGTGGCAAGGAGATGTGTATGTGGTAACCAGCGCAAAAAAGCACGATGAAAGCACCAAGACTCTTTCGGAAAGGTTTCAAAATACGGTGATTGAACCTGCGGAAATAGTGAACGGCAAAGCAACTGCCGAAGCTGCACTGGGTGAACTTCAGCAGTTTGTAGATGTGATTTTTGATCAAGAAGAAACGGCAAAGCATATTTGCCGAAAACTGTACCGCTTTTTTGTGTACTATAAAATAGATGAGGAAGTAGAAACTGGAATCATCGCACCCTTGGCAGAAACATTTAGGGACAACGATTACGATTTTGTTCCTGTGCTTAGCCAACTTCTTCAAAGTCAGCATTTTTATGATGTGGATAATGCAGAGTTGAAGGACAATAAGATTGGGGCAATTATCAAATCGCCAATCGAATTGGTGATGGGGATGATCAAGTTTTTCCAAGTAGAGCTTCCAGATGATCAATTGGATTATGCGACCCTACTAGACGGCGGGTATAGCAATATCATGAAATATATGAGCGAGCAAGGCATGTCCTTTGTAGAGCCATATGAAGTTGCAGGATATCCGGCTTACCATCAATTCCCCGTTTTTAACCGTAACTGGATTTCGGCCAATTACCTCGCCCAGCGCTACAAATTTATAGAACATCTTCTCAAAAAATCGGAGGATGATCCGAACTCTCCTTTGTTGGATATAGTGGCTTATGTGAAGGATACCAACAATATTTCCGACCCGTTTGATCCAGATAAACTAGTGGCAGAATTGGTCGATTACCTCCTTCCCGAAGGTGTGTCAGACGAAAGGTTTACCTATTTCGTAAATGCTGTTTTGTTAGATAACCTTTCGGTGATCAATTGGCAGTCTGAATGGCAGCAATACCTCGATAGTGGGGATGATGTGGCGGTGCGAGGGCAGTTGGAAAACCTCTTAAAAGCGATCCTCCAGTCTCCCGAAAGCCAATTGCAGTAG